From Pseudorca crassidens isolate mPseCra1 chromosome 15, mPseCra1.hap1, whole genome shotgun sequence, one genomic window encodes:
- the RASSF2 gene encoding ras association domain-containing protein 2 — translation MDYSHQTSLVPCGQDKYISKNELLLHLKTYNLYYEGQNLQLRHREEEDEFIVEGLLNISWGLRRPIRLQMQDDNERIRPPPSSSSWHSGCNLGAQGTILKPLTMPNIPISEVDALPENDQTSSPTDSRALKSLQEDTPQLMRTRSDVGVRRRGNVRTPSDQRRIRRHRFSINGHFYNHKTSVFTPAYGSITNVRINSTMTTPQVLKLLLNKFKIENSAEEFALYVVHTSGEKQKLKNTDYPLIARILQGPCEQVSKVFLMEKDQVEEVTYDVAQYIKFEMPVLKSFIQKLQEEEDREVKKLMRKYTVLRLMIRQRLEEIAETPATI, via the exons atggaCTACAGTCACCAAACTTCCCTAGTCCCATGTGGACAAGATAAATACATTTCCAA GAACGAACTTCTTCTGCATCTGAAGACCTACAACTTGTACTATGAAGGCCAGAATTTGCAGCTCCGACATCGTGAG GAAGAAGATGAGTTCATCGTGGAGGGGCTGCTGAACATCTCCTGGGGGCTGCGCCGGCCCATTCGTCTACAAATGCAGGATGACAATGAACGCATTCGCCCTCCTCCATCCTCTTCCTCTTGGCACTCCGGCTGTAACTTAGGAGCTCAGGG CACTATCCTGAAGCCCCTCACCATGCCCAACATTCCAATCTCAGAGGTGGATGCCCTGCCTGAGAATGATCAGACATCAAGTCCCACAG acTCCAGGGCCCTGAAGTCCCTGCAGGAAGACACCCCACAACTGATGCGCACACGCAGTGATGTTGGGGTACGTCGTCGTGGCAATGTGAGGACACCCAGCGACCAGCGGCGAATCAGACGCCACCGCTTCTCCATCAACGGCCATTTCTACAACCACAAG ACGTCGGTGTTCACGCCGGCCTATGGCTCCATCACCAATGTCCGCATCAACAGCACCATGACCACTCCACAGGTCCTGAAGTTGCTGCTCAACAAATTTAAG ATTGAGAACTCAGCGGAAGAGTTTGCTTTGTATGTGGTCCATACCAGTGGTG agaaacagaagctgaAGAACACTGATTACCCCCTGATTGCCCGGATCCTCCAGGGCCCATGTGAGCAAGTCTCCAAAGTGTTCCTTATGGAGAAGGACCAGGTGGAGGAAGTCACCTATGAT GTGGCTCAGTATAtaaagtttgagatgcctgtCCTTAAAAGCTTCATTCAGAAGCTCCAAGAGGAAGAAGATCGGGAAGTAAAGAAGCTGATGCGCAA